In the genome of Quercus robur chromosome 3, dhQueRobu3.1, whole genome shotgun sequence, one region contains:
- the LOC126716758 gene encoding solute carrier family 40 member 3, chloroplastic yields MATLVTATINHSSLPFTSFNKFSIPQVSIRLPPPSSRVHNRFSSRRLLSFQPYSSCRFDSLISSCSITNADVQFNQVAAEDELPQDFSELEPNCSVPIVHLKSEILETESLNLLTEETYVDGHFTNLPVLSEEEQNALAATPAHPAGLYALYASCVAGNLVEQLWNFAWPSAIALLHPSLLPVAVIGFFTKLVIIGGGPLIGKLMDHFPRVPSYICLNIVQAAAQLLSASMIIYAHSVPHSSTSSMLLRPWFIVLVLAGAVERLFGVATGVAMERDWVVLLAGINRPIALAKANAFLSRIDLLCEIAGASLFGVLLSMFDPVTCLKFAAGLMLCSLPVVVVLTWLTNKLSTGVLDRTKISQTYCRTSTGESLPEDDNIVDIGLEAIKHGWKEYIQQPVLPASLACVLLYFNVVLTPGSLMTAFLTQRGLNPSIIGAFSGVCAFMGVAATFISSDLVRRFGILKAGAVGLIFQASLLTLAVGVYWSGCLTQQSPLLFFLSLIVLSRLGHMSYDVVGAQILQTAIPSSKANIIGTTEVAVASLAESVMLGVAIVGNDASQFGFLAMLSLLSVVGAAWMYCRWLLNPTDEQISLFSFDPHF; encoded by the exons ATGGCTACACTGGTCACAGCAACAATCAACCATTCCTCACTTCCTTTCACTTCATTCAACAAATTCTCGATCCCCCAAGTTTCTATACGGCTGCCACCACCTTCTTCTCGAGTTCATAATCGATTCTCTTCTCGCAGATTGTTGAGTTTCCAACCTTACAGTTCTTGCAG GTTTGATAGTTTAATTTCAAGCTGTTCAATAACAAATGCCGATGTACAGTTCAACCAGGTTGCCGCTGAGGATGAGCTCCCACAAGATTTTTCAGAACTTGAACCTAACTGTTCAGTCCCAATTGTTCATCTCAAATCTGAAATTCTTGAGACTGAATCATTGAATTTACTGACAGAAGAGACTTATGTAGATGGTCATTTCACAAATTTGCCT GTTTTATCAGAGGAGGAGCAAAATGCCCTTGCAGCAACTCCAGCCCATCCAGCTGGATTATATG CTCTTTATGCCAGTTGTGTTGCTGGGAATTTAGTGGAGCAGCTTTGGAATTTTGCTTGGCCTTCTGCTATTGCATTGCTCCATCCAAGTCTTCTACCGGTGGCTGTCATAGGATTCTTCACTAAG CTTGTAATAATTGGTGGAGGACCTTTGATTGGAAAACTTATGGACCATTTCCCCAGAGTACCTTCATATATTTGTTTGAATATTGTCCAG GCAGCTGCACAGTTGTTATCTGCATCAATGATTATTTATGCCCACTCTGTTCCTCATAGCTCCACTTCATCTATGCTTCTACGTCCTTGGTTCATTGTGCTAGTATTAGCTGGGGCTGTTGAAAGGCTATTTGGAGTGGCAACAGGGGTTGCTATGGAGCGTGATTGGGTTGTGCTG TTAGCAGGAATAAATAGGCCAATTGCACTTGCAAAAGCAAATGCTTTTCTAAGCCGAATTGATCTTCTCTGTGAG ATAGCTGGAGCATCCCTATTTGGCGTTCTTCTCTCTATGTTTGACCCAGTGACTTGCTTGAAGTTTGCTGCTGGTTTGATGTTATGCTCATTGCCCGTTgtg GTTGTCCTCACATGGTTAACCAACAAGCTCTCTACTGGTGTTCTTGATCGAACTAAAATTTCACAAACCTATTGCAGAACATCCACTGGGGAATCCTTGCCTGAGGATGACAATATAG TGGATATAGGTCTGGAAGCTATTAAACATGGGTGGAAGGAATACATACAGCAGCCAGTTCTTCCTGCAAGCCTAGCCTGTGTGCTACTCTACTTCAATGTGGTTCTCACTCCGGGCAGTTTGATGACAGCATTTTTAACACAGCGTG GTCTAAATCCATCAATCATTGGAGCATTTAGTGGAGTATGTGCTTTTATGGGAGTTGCAGCAACATTTATATCTTCAGATTTAGTCAGGCGATTTGGAATTTTAAAG GCTGGAGCAGTTGGATTGATATTTCAGGCTTCACTTCTTACCTTAGCTGTTGGAGTATATTGGAGTGGATGTCTTACTCAGCAGAGcccccttcttttcttcttatctttGATT GTATTATCGAGATTAGGACACATGTCATATGATGTTGTGGGGGCACAGATTCTACAAACTGCAATCCCATCATCGAAAGCAAATATTATTGGGACAACAGAGGTTGCAGTTGCTAGTTTGGCAGAGTCTGTAATGTTGGGAGTTGCAATTGTTGGAAACGATGCTTCACAGTTTGGTTTTCTTGCAATGCTGTCACTTTTATCAGTGGTTGGGGCAGCGTGGATGTACTGCCGATGGTTGTTGAATCCAACAGACGAACAAATAagtcttttctcttttgatCCTCATTTTTAG